A region of Bifidobacterium adolescentis ATCC 15703 DNA encodes the following proteins:
- a CDS encoding type II toxin-antitoxin system RelB/DinJ family antitoxin, whose product MSDTATISFRTDPAIKREAKELYADMGMDLSTAINIFLRQSIRENGMPFKITRDNPSSIEARRQAETHDGESFTSTDALMKDLLDA is encoded by the coding sequence ATGAGCGACACTGCGACGATTAGTTTCCGCACGGACCCAGCGATCAAGCGAGAGGCAAAGGAACTGTATGCCGATATGGGCATGGATCTGTCAACGGCAATCAACATCTTTCTGCGCCAATCAATCCGCGAAAACGGCATGCCTTTCAAGATCACCAGGGACAATCCGTCCAGCATTGAGGCACGCCGCCAAGCGGAAACCCATGACGGAGAATCCTTCACCAGCACGGATGCGTTGATGAAGGATCTGCTGGATGCTTAA
- a CDS encoding type II toxin-antitoxin system RelE/ParE family toxin, protein MLKSVFRTTQFKKDFKVLLKKHYSPDKLKQAIDALMAQNKQLLSTKYRDHPLTGNWKGYREIHIEGDWLVIYRVEKQELQLVLTRTGSHDDLF, encoded by the coding sequence ATGCTTAAATCGGTCTTTCGTACAACACAGTTCAAGAAGGATTTCAAGGTTCTGCTCAAAAAACACTATAGTCCCGATAAGCTTAAACAAGCCATTGACGCACTCATGGCTCAGAACAAGCAACTACTCAGCACAAAATACCGCGACCATCCGCTGACTGGAAATTGGAAAGGATATCGCGAAATCCATATCGAGGGTGACTGGCTTGTGATTTATCGCGTGGAAAAGCAGGAACTGCAACTCGTGCTCACACGGACCGGGTCGCATGATGATCTGTTCTAG
- a CDS encoding D-aminoacyl-tRNA deacylase: MKVSLQRVSEASAIVLNELGTPDPTFDMAQIGPGLVLTIEVEPDDDEGTLARMAHRVLTLRCFDCPQGRLSLSVQEMRGEILSIPQPLTILRRPAVGRPQLVSHDADDEHANLIWIRFNEALRSGDVPVREGRFGARMRVGSVADGPFQFTLQE, translated from the coding sequence ATGAAAGTTTCCCTGCAACGCGTGTCCGAGGCGAGCGCCATCGTATTGAACGAGTTGGGCACACCGGATCCGACATTCGACATGGCGCAGATCGGGCCCGGATTGGTGCTGACCATTGAAGTGGAGCCCGATGATGATGAGGGAACGCTTGCACGGATGGCGCATCGTGTGCTCACGCTACGCTGTTTCGATTGTCCGCAGGGCAGACTGTCGCTGTCTGTTCAGGAGATGCGCGGCGAGATTCTGTCGATTCCACAGCCGCTCACCATACTGCGGCGTCCCGCGGTCGGCAGGCCGCAGCTAGTATCTCATGATGCCGATGATGAGCATGCGAATCTGATATGGATCCGGTTCAATGAAGCGCTGCGGTCGGGCGATGTTCCCGTGCGCGAAGGTCGGTTCGGCGCCCGCATGCGCGTCGGTTCCGTGGCGGACGGTCCCTTCCAATTCACGTTGCAGGAATGA